Proteins encoded in a region of the Gammaproteobacteria bacterium genome:
- a CDS encoding aminotransferase class V-fold PLP-dependent enzyme, translated as MELDNKINQLRSETPGCKALIHFNNAGCSFASAAVTDSVIGHLQLEQLAGGYEAANQASAQIDNFYHAFARLLNCKANEIAFIENATRAWDMAFYAVPFQPGDQVITGQAEYASNYLAMLQLQKRKGIELVVVPNDASGTLCLDTLRKRINQKTRLIALTQIPSQVGTVQPAEAVGNIAREHGLLYLLDACQSAGQIPLDVQALHCDLLTGTGRKYLRGPRGTGFLYVGNSVLDKLEPPFIDLHSAHWVDAHSYRFRDDAKRFENWECFVAGKIGLGVAADYACEVGLDGIRKRIGELAGSLVDRLAEVPGVTVHEQRDNLSGIVTFSKADEDATQLHQRLRAAGINTSIAKQANALLDAAARHVGDVNRASLHYFNTGDEIERFIEILRDGRKD; from the coding sequence ATGGAACTCGACAATAAAATCAATCAGTTAAGAAGCGAGACACCAGGTTGTAAGGCGCTGATCCATTTCAACAACGCGGGTTGTTCCTTCGCGTCTGCTGCAGTCACTGACAGTGTAATCGGTCATCTGCAACTGGAACAGCTTGCAGGCGGCTACGAGGCTGCCAATCAGGCTTCCGCACAAATAGATAACTTTTATCACGCCTTCGCCCGCCTGCTGAACTGCAAGGCAAACGAGATTGCTTTTATTGAAAACGCCACCCGCGCCTGGGACATGGCCTTCTATGCTGTCCCTTTTCAGCCCGGCGATCAGGTGATTACCGGTCAGGCGGAGTATGCGAGTAATTACCTGGCCATGCTGCAGCTGCAAAAACGTAAGGGGATTGAGCTTGTCGTCGTGCCCAACGATGCATCCGGAACCCTTTGTCTCGACACGCTGCGAAAGCGCATCAATCAGAAGACCCGACTCATTGCCCTGACCCAAATTCCCAGCCAGGTCGGTACGGTGCAGCCGGCCGAAGCAGTGGGCAATATCGCCCGGGAACACGGCCTGCTCTATCTGCTGGATGCCTGCCAGTCCGCCGGACAAATACCGCTGGACGTCCAGGCGCTGCACTGCGACCTGCTGACCGGCACCGGTCGGAAGTACCTGCGCGGACCTCGGGGTACTGGATTTCTTTACGTCGGCAACTCAGTTCTCGACAAGCTGGAACCACCCTTCATTGATTTGCATTCCGCACACTGGGTTGACGCGCACAGTTACCGGTTTCGGGATGATGCGAAACGCTTTGAAAACTGGGAGTGTTTCGTGGCGGGGAAGATTGGCCTCGGCGTCGCTGCCGACTATGCCTGTGAAGTGGGGCTGGACGGGATCCGGAAAAGAATAGGCGAGCTGGCCGGCAGCCTGGTTGACAGGCTAGCCGAGGTGCCAGGCGTCACTGTACACGAGCAGCGCGACAATCTCTCGGGCATTGTGACCTTCTCCAAGGCCGACGAAGACGCCACACAGCTTCATCAACGACTCAGGGCGGCGGGAATCAATACCAGTATTGCCAAACAGGCAAACGCGCTGCTTGACGCTGCCGCCCGCCACGTCGGCGACGTCAACAGGGCCTCTCTGCATTATTTCAACACCGGAGATGAGATCGAGCGCTTTATTGAAATTCTGCGCGACGGCAGAAAGGACTGA
- a CDS encoding haloacid dehalogenase type II produces the protein MLTPAARAQNSATVTAIGDVQALIFDVFGTVVDWWASIVREGQLLSAQKGYEVDWATFADRWRGGYGPAMNKVRSGVLPWTKIDDLHRMILDELVVEFGLASLSEAELDHFNRAWHRLMPWPDTVAGLNRLKTRYVIATLSNGNVSLLLNMAKNAGLPWDTILSAELSGHYKPDPEAYLKAAELLSLQPEQVLMVAAHPGDLRAAAALGFKTAYVYRPLERGPQRRVERNTTDEYTIRAEDFIDLAIQLGA, from the coding sequence ATGCTGACACCTGCGGCCCGCGCCCAGAACAGCGCGACAGTGACAGCCATCGGAGACGTACAGGCTCTGATCTTCGACGTCTTCGGCACCGTGGTGGACTGGTGGGCCTCGATTGTGCGGGAGGGCCAGCTGCTCTCTGCCCAGAAAGGCTATGAGGTGGACTGGGCGACTTTTGCGGATCGCTGGCGGGGAGGTTATGGCCCGGCCATGAACAAGGTGCGAAGTGGGGTATTACCCTGGACCAAGATCGATGACCTGCACCGCATGATCCTGGATGAACTGGTGGTGGAATTCGGGCTCGCGTCTCTCAGTGAGGCAGAGCTGGATCATTTCAACAGGGCCTGGCACCGGCTGATGCCCTGGCCTGATACCGTAGCGGGGCTGAACCGCCTGAAAACCCGCTACGTGATCGCCACGCTCTCCAACGGCAATGTGTCACTGCTACTTAATATGGCAAAAAATGCCGGTCTTCCCTGGGATACAATCCTTTCGGCCGAGTTGTCCGGTCACTACAAGCCGGACCCTGAAGCCTACCTGAAGGCGGCCGAATTGCTGAGCCTGCAGCCCGAGCAGGTTTTGATGGTGGCCGCCCACCCCGGGGATCTGCGCGCCGCCGCCGCGCTGGGCTTTAAGACCGCGTATGTATACCGGCCACTGGAGCGGGGCCCACAGCGCCGGGTAGAGCGCAATACCACGGATGAGTACACTATTCGTGCCGAGGATTTTATCGACCTGGCAATACAGTTAGGGGCCTGA
- a CDS encoding PEP-CTERM sorting domain-containing protein, whose protein sequence is MKYTIPTLLLALTALLGLSSQAQACAIMDASANGSISSACATDNTALSDSVAETNFVNGLGWGAPYSYIGKSQKGGGYDDTGPPVVPSGWSLSSAIPAYSPYMFGFSVTGPASTPIDFVLGVRGTGDDYTAYRFDSASLRIDGSFDNFYVANQGNDFAHIAGFYRDASVPEPSAIALLGIGLLGLVLGSRRLRS, encoded by the coding sequence ATGAAGTACACAATTCCAACACTTTTACTTGCGCTCACAGCACTGCTGGGGCTGTCTTCTCAAGCTCAGGCTTGTGCAATAATGGATGCATCCGCTAACGGCTCCATTTCCAGCGCTTGCGCCACCGACAATACAGCCCTGTCTGACTCGGTCGCTGAGACTAACTTCGTCAACGGGCTGGGCTGGGGTGCTCCGTATTCTTATATTGGCAAGTCGCAGAAGGGCGGCGGATATGACGATACCGGACCGCCGGTCGTTCCGTCCGGCTGGAGCCTGAGCAGTGCGATACCTGCCTATAGCCCCTATATGTTCGGATTCAGCGTCACTGGTCCGGCCTCCACGCCGATAGACTTCGTCCTGGGAGTCAGGGGGACAGGTGATGACTACACCGCTTATCGGTTCGATAGCGCCAGCCTGCGTATCGATGGGTCCTTCGACAATTTCTATGTGGCGAACCAAGGTAATGACTTTGCTCACATAGCGGGATTCTATCGGGATGCCAGTGTTCCTGAACCATCCGCCATCGCGTTGCTTGGTATAGGCCTGCTGGGATTAGTCCTCGGTAGTAGACGCCTGCGCAGTTAG
- a CDS encoding sodium-dependent transporter, whose product MSPARGEFSSRFGFLMAASGSAVGLGNIWGFPTNVASNGGAAFLFTYLVLVFLLAYPALMAELIIGRHAKANAVTALQGLSRGRISYLAGTVVGFVGILTVSLILSFYVVVSGWMMAFLIDPLARLVGLDSLAAWLTADGMLRNSLFVLVFMGLTVYVISAGVKEGIEKWASRLMPSLIVILLLLILYVVTLPGAREGLRAYLVPDFSAVVSPYLIINAMGQAFFSLSLGVGTMLIYGSYVSKRENLPQLGSMVALLDVGIAFLAGMLILPAMYVAQSSGVAIYDEAGGLIAGPGLILSVLPSLFNNMGSIGLLVALAFFLLMTIASLTSSISMLEVPVAYAVEKHQVERRKATVIVAALITVFCLIIVANFDALFDLVVTITTEWSQPLGGLFFCVFVAWIWNRNGLLQEISQGFPEVQNSLFWKIWPFYVKFICPVAILMVYVQLLGII is encoded by the coding sequence ATGAGTCCAGCCCGGGGTGAGTTCAGTTCCAGATTCGGGTTTCTGATGGCAGCCTCCGGGTCCGCCGTGGGGCTTGGCAATATCTGGGGATTTCCCACCAATGTCGCCAGTAATGGCGGTGCGGCGTTTCTTTTTACCTACCTGGTACTGGTCTTTCTGCTCGCCTACCCGGCGCTGATGGCGGAACTGATTATCGGCCGCCATGCCAAGGCCAATGCCGTGACTGCCCTGCAGGGGCTTTCTCGCGGCCGCATCAGCTACCTGGCAGGCACTGTGGTGGGTTTCGTCGGCATTCTGACGGTCAGCCTGATCCTCAGTTTTTATGTGGTCGTCAGCGGCTGGATGATGGCTTTCCTGATTGATCCACTGGCCCGCCTTGTGGGGCTGGATTCCCTGGCGGCGTGGCTGACTGCTGATGGCATGCTGCGTAACAGCCTCTTTGTGCTGGTGTTCATGGGGCTGACGGTTTACGTGATCAGCGCAGGGGTGAAGGAGGGCATTGAGAAGTGGGCCTCACGCCTGATGCCCTCGCTGATTGTGATACTCCTCCTGTTGATCCTGTATGTGGTTACCCTTCCTGGCGCCCGAGAGGGGCTGCGTGCTTATCTGGTTCCGGATTTCAGCGCCGTGGTCAGTCCGTATCTGATTATCAATGCCATGGGGCAGGCTTTCTTTTCCCTGTCGCTGGGCGTGGGCACCATGCTGATTTACGGTTCCTATGTGAGCAAGCGGGAGAATCTTCCGCAGCTGGGCAGCATGGTGGCGCTGCTTGACGTCGGTATCGCATTCCTGGCGGGTATGCTGATCCTGCCGGCCATGTACGTGGCCCAGTCCAGCGGCGTAGCGATCTATGATGAGGCTGGCGGACTGATAGCAGGGCCGGGCCTCATCCTTTCCGTGCTGCCGTCCCTGTTCAATAACATGGGGTCTATCGGTCTGCTGGTGGCCCTGGCCTTCTTTCTGTTGATGACTATAGCTTCATTGACGTCATCGATTTCCATGCTGGAAGTCCCGGTTGCCTATGCGGTGGAAAAACATCAAGTGGAGCGCCGCAAGGCTACCGTCATCGTGGCCGCCCTTATCACTGTATTCTGCCTGATTATCGTGGCGAATTTTGATGCGTTGTTCGACCTGGTGGTCACCATCACCACCGAGTGGAGTCAACCGCTGGGCGGGCTGTTCTTCTGTGTTTTTGTGGCCTGGATCTGGAACCGCAATGGTCTGCTGCAGGAGATCAGCCAGGGATTTCCCGAGGTGCAGAACAGCCTGTTCTGGAAAATCTGGCCGTTCTACGTGAAGTTTATCTGCCCGGTAGCGATCCTGATGGTGTATGTGCAGCTGCTGGGAATTATCTAG
- a CDS encoding DUF4404 family protein encodes MSEQRVRELMIELISELEKIAEVDDETVNVARKLEADIEDLVNPEVDTSENTILDDAIALEATFAARHPMLEKTIRELINNLSRIGI; translated from the coding sequence TTGAGCGAGCAACGAGTCAGAGAGTTAATGATTGAACTGATCAGTGAACTCGAGAAAATCGCCGAAGTCGATGACGAAACAGTCAATGTGGCCAGGAAGCTGGAAGCGGATATTGAGGACCTGGTAAACCCGGAAGTGGACACGTCCGAGAATACGATTCTGGATGATGCGATTGCCCTGGAGGCCACCTTTGCCGCGCGGCATCCGATGTTGGAAAAGACAATACGGGAATTGATAAACAATTTGAGCCGAATTGGAATATGA
- a CDS encoding acyl-CoA dehydrogenase translates to MDTLIQVIIALGAIWVFAYRRARMETILFVLTLVLIGTTWLWELAILPWLILVLVGFFFFAEGVRRQLLSRPIYRFFQRVLPPMSTTEMEALEAGDVWWEAELFQGDPDWKEFLGYPKPELSAEEQAFLDNETEKLCAMLDDWDIVQLRKDLSPEAWQYLKDAGFLGMIIPTEYGGKGFSALAHSCIVTKLATRSASAAVTAMVPNSLGPAELLMKYGTEEQRQRYLPGLAKGTEIPCFGLTSPEAGSDAGAIVDQGIVCKGEFNGEECLGLRLTWNKRYITLAPVATVLGLAFKMFDPDQLLGDQEELGITVALIPTSHPGVIHGNRHYPMGMAFMNGPTQGNDVFIPLDWIIGGVEYAGKGWQMLVECLSEGRAISLPALGTAVAKVSYRLTGAYSRIRRQFNLSIGNFEGIEEALARIAGYTYQLEASRVMTAGAVDLHIKPSVVSAIAKYHMTENSRQVIQDAMDVHGGRGLILGQSNYLAYAYMSTPIAITVEGANILTRNLIIFGQGAIRCHPFIFREMQAAKDPDEKAGLKEFDSLFFRHVGYTISNFVRTLSLGLSGARLARAPVSGPTAKYYRHLTRMSSALALVSDIAMMLLGGGLKRKERLSARLGDVLSNLYLGCAVLKYYRDNGSQSDDLPYVHWNLQTALYNCQVALKEFFENLPNRPVAWLLRLIVFPFGSSYRLPDDRLEHQIVQTMFTDNELRTRLTSLTYIGDRDEDPAFVIENAFQQLLATRDTRKAIRDAVKQGKLPATQDDESLAKAAVEKELCSQEDADAYLAAERARYRAIQVDDYPAEFFSGGD, encoded by the coding sequence ATGGACACTCTGATTCAAGTCATCATCGCTCTCGGCGCTATCTGGGTCTTTGCCTACAGGCGTGCCCGCATGGAGACCATCCTGTTCGTGCTTACGCTGGTACTGATAGGCACCACCTGGCTGTGGGAGTTGGCCATCCTGCCCTGGCTGATACTGGTGCTGGTAGGTTTTTTCTTTTTTGCCGAAGGCGTTCGCCGACAGCTGTTAAGCCGGCCGATCTACCGTTTCTTTCAGCGCGTGCTGCCACCCATGAGCACCACGGAAATGGAAGCCCTGGAAGCCGGCGATGTCTGGTGGGAGGCCGAGTTGTTTCAGGGCGATCCGGACTGGAAAGAATTTCTGGGCTACCCGAAACCGGAATTAAGCGCCGAAGAACAGGCCTTCCTGGATAATGAAACAGAGAAACTCTGTGCCATGCTCGACGACTGGGATATCGTCCAGCTCCGCAAGGATCTTTCTCCGGAAGCCTGGCAGTACCTGAAAGACGCCGGTTTTCTCGGCATGATCATCCCAACCGAATACGGCGGCAAGGGCTTCTCCGCCCTGGCCCATTCCTGCATCGTCACCAAGCTGGCCACCCGCAGCGCCAGCGCGGCGGTGACCGCCATGGTCCCCAACTCCCTGGGGCCGGCGGAGCTGCTGATGAAATACGGCACCGAAGAACAACGGCAGCGCTACCTGCCCGGCCTGGCCAAAGGCACCGAGATCCCCTGCTTCGGGCTGACCAGCCCGGAGGCCGGCAGCGACGCCGGAGCTATCGTCGACCAGGGCATCGTCTGCAAGGGTGAATTCAATGGCGAGGAGTGTCTGGGCCTGCGCCTCACCTGGAATAAGCGGTATATAACCCTGGCTCCTGTGGCAACGGTACTGGGGCTGGCCTTCAAGATGTTCGACCCGGACCAGCTGCTGGGTGATCAGGAGGAACTGGGCATCACCGTCGCTCTTATCCCTACCAGTCATCCAGGCGTCATACACGGCAACCGCCACTACCCCATGGGCATGGCCTTCATGAACGGCCCCACCCAGGGCAACGACGTATTCATCCCCCTGGACTGGATCATCGGCGGCGTGGAGTACGCCGGTAAAGGCTGGCAGATGCTGGTGGAATGCCTGTCGGAAGGCCGCGCCATCTCCCTCCCCGCCCTCGGCACCGCCGTCGCCAAGGTAAGCTACCGGCTGACCGGTGCCTACAGCCGTATCCGCCGCCAGTTCAACCTGTCTATCGGAAACTTCGAGGGTATCGAGGAGGCACTGGCGCGCATCGCCGGCTATACCTACCAGCTGGAGGCCTCGCGGGTAATGACTGCCGGCGCCGTGGATCTGCATATCAAACCCTCCGTGGTGTCGGCAATCGCCAAGTACCACATGACGGAGAATTCCCGCCAGGTGATCCAGGATGCCATGGATGTGCACGGTGGCCGCGGCCTGATCCTCGGCCAGAGCAATTACCTGGCCTATGCCTACATGAGCACACCGATCGCCATCACGGTAGAGGGCGCAAATATTCTGACCCGCAACCTGATAATCTTCGGCCAGGGCGCGATCCGCTGCCATCCCTTTATCTTCCGGGAAATGCAGGCTGCCAAGGACCCGGACGAGAAGGCCGGACTGAAAGAGTTCGACAGCCTGTTCTTCCGCCACGTGGGTTATACCATCAGTAACTTCGTGCGCACCCTGAGTCTGGGCCTGAGTGGCGCACGGCTGGCCCGCGCACCGGTCAGCGGACCCACCGCGAAGTACTACCGGCACCTGACCCGCATGAGTTCCGCCCTGGCGCTGGTGTCCGACATCGCCATGATGCTGCTGGGTGGCGGTCTGAAGCGCAAGGAGCGGCTCTCTGCCAGGCTTGGCGACGTACTCAGCAACCTGTATCTGGGCTGCGCCGTATTGAAATATTACCGCGACAACGGCAGCCAGTCGGACGACCTGCCCTATGTGCACTGGAACCTGCAGACCGCTCTGTACAACTGCCAGGTAGCACTAAAGGAGTTCTTCGAGAACCTGCCCAACCGCCCGGTGGCCTGGCTGTTGCGCCTGATCGTCTTCCCCTTCGGGAGTTCCTATCGACTGCCAGACGACCGGTTAGAGCATCAGATAGTCCAGACCATGTTTACCGACAACGAACTCCGCACCCGGCTCACCAGCCTGACCTATATCGGTGACCGTGACGAGGACCCAGCCTTCGTTATCGAGAATGCCTTTCAGCAGCTGCTGGCCACCCGGGATACCCGCAAGGCGATCCGCGATGCTGTCAAGCAGGGTAAGCTGCCGGCTACGCAGGATGACGAAAGCCTTGCAAAAGCTGCCGTGGAGAAGGAGCTTTGCAGCCAGGAGGACGCGGATGCCTACCTGGCGGCAGAACGGGCCAGGTACCGGGCAATTCAGGTGGATGATTACCCGGCGGAGTTTTTCAGTGGCGGGGATTGA
- a CDS encoding peptidylprolyl isomerase codes for MPSRTSVKAVSESISEADRTAGGLVGLKAASSWRRFTGQRLRLVLASLLLVTATAAQAATIVRVSTSVGDFSIELYDTATPGTVENFLRYVKGEVVDINNAPVDAAVNYNRTYLHRTQEIETQGIGIIQGGAYRFQPFFGPEPIIESDEVPTVINEPGLSNSRGTIAMAKAAGDPDSATYQWFFNTSDNGNALDANNGGFTVFGRVLGGVDGSDLEAGMAVLDTIQGLQKFRPCGSSIPCPRADFAPIITDAYGGRPDEELVFVAMQVVDRYSAAVNVFNPLSGQIISAMTADGGVAAYSIKWTVLTEGSQILLEPDVDSLLLLRDAPEGAAEFTGATGMLNFPRLELSEGESFCNLTFQLADPATLRFALTGTVDSCQ; via the coding sequence ATGCCATCAAGGACGTCAGTGAAAGCAGTCAGCGAATCAATCAGCGAGGCAGACAGAACAGCAGGCGGGCTGGTCGGCTTGAAGGCGGCAAGCAGCTGGCGTCGATTTACCGGCCAGAGATTGAGGCTGGTGCTGGCGAGTCTGTTGCTGGTGACCGCAACAGCGGCCCAGGCCGCCACTATAGTGCGTGTCAGCACGTCTGTTGGCGATTTCTCCATCGAATTATACGACACTGCCACGCCGGGCACGGTGGAGAATTTTCTGCGCTATGTGAAGGGTGAGGTGGTGGATATCAACAACGCGCCGGTAGACGCAGCTGTCAACTACAACCGCACTTACCTGCATCGAACGCAGGAGATCGAGACCCAGGGGATAGGCATCATTCAGGGTGGTGCGTATCGGTTCCAGCCTTTTTTCGGCCCTGAGCCAATTATCGAATCTGACGAAGTCCCCACGGTTATCAATGAGCCGGGCCTGTCCAATTCCCGCGGCACGATTGCCATGGCCAAGGCTGCCGGAGACCCTGACAGCGCCACCTATCAATGGTTCTTCAACACTTCAGACAACGGCAACGCGCTGGATGCCAATAACGGTGGCTTCACCGTATTTGGCCGTGTGTTGGGTGGCGTGGATGGTTCTGACCTGGAAGCAGGCATGGCAGTACTCGACACCATCCAGGGGCTGCAGAAGTTCAGGCCATGCGGCAGCAGTATCCCATGCCCCAGAGCGGATTTTGCGCCCATTATTACCGATGCCTATGGCGGGCGGCCCGATGAGGAACTGGTGTTTGTCGCCATGCAGGTGGTAGACCGTTACAGTGCAGCTGTCAATGTGTTCAATCCTCTCAGTGGCCAGATAATAAGTGCAATGACTGCAGACGGCGGCGTGGCTGCCTACAGCATCAAGTGGACAGTGCTGACAGAAGGTAGCCAGATTCTGCTGGAGCCCGATGTGGACAGTCTGTTGCTGTTGCGCGATGCCCCGGAAGGGGCCGCGGAATTTACCGGTGCGACAGGGATGCTGAATTTTCCGCGTCTTGAGCTGAGCGAAGGGGAGAGCTTCTGCAACCTTACGTTTCAGCTGGCCGATCCGGCGACCCTGCGCTTCGCCCTGACAGGAACAGTTGATTCCTGTCAGTAA
- a CDS encoding Hsp70 family protein: MSSDPRPPLLSPGIGIDYGTSNSAAAIFDGERVTMVVLEDRTAIMPSAVYVDRKFRITTGQAGIDAYIASNTGRKVELSAEYLGEGRTSTGQIGDMGLPEEAGTERFYGQAIVDAGEKGRLFRGIKRLLGDASVPRLMVFDRPFRLVALMTPLLLRIRQALQATLESLGMATDQARHACIGHPVNFEGRSDSQNEVALARLSEACGYAGFENQRFFPEPIAAAISYLFDYPQLTSQTMLAVDFGGGTLDLCVLRHQGEEFQVVATYGIGLGGDHIDQQLFRALLFPLLGKGERFRRKGEDREIETLFPFEEYEDLLLNWAVSYRLNQNQYTTPVMQRIEQGDEAAIKFRRLYELIKRNYSYLVFQSIKELKAALSAQEQARLDIPEIDVDLMVSRAEFEVMIADLLGTFETAVFDTLRLAAIDAGQVELVIRTGGSSLIPAVKAILDRVFPGKVIEHDPFTSVAAGLAIAEYRGLGETLSGGPGSPA, translated from the coding sequence ATGAGCAGCGATCCGCGTCCCCCACTCCTGTCACCGGGAATAGGCATCGACTATGGCACCAGTAACAGTGCCGCAGCAATCTTCGACGGGGAACGGGTGACCATGGTGGTCCTGGAAGACCGGACCGCAATCATGCCTTCTGCGGTTTATGTCGATCGCAAATTCAGGATCACCACCGGGCAGGCCGGAATTGACGCCTATATAGCCTCCAACACCGGTCGCAAAGTCGAACTCAGCGCGGAATACCTAGGTGAGGGTCGCACATCTACCGGCCAAATTGGCGACATGGGTCTGCCTGAAGAGGCTGGCACAGAGAGATTCTATGGCCAAGCAATCGTGGACGCGGGCGAAAAAGGTCGCCTGTTTCGCGGCATCAAACGCCTGCTGGGTGACGCCAGTGTCCCGCGCCTGATGGTGTTCGACCGCCCGTTCCGGCTGGTGGCGCTGATGACACCGCTGCTGCTGCGAATAAGGCAGGCCCTGCAGGCAACCCTGGAATCCCTCGGTATGGCGACTGACCAGGCCCGGCATGCCTGCATCGGACACCCGGTCAATTTTGAAGGCCGCAGCGACAGTCAGAATGAGGTTGCGCTGGCGCGCCTCAGCGAAGCCTGCGGCTATGCCGGCTTCGAAAATCAGCGCTTCTTCCCGGAACCAATCGCCGCAGCGATCAGCTACCTGTTCGATTACCCCCAGCTTACCAGTCAGACCATGCTGGCCGTGGACTTCGGTGGTGGCACGCTGGACCTTTGCGTGCTGCGGCACCAGGGCGAAGAATTTCAGGTCGTGGCAACCTACGGCATCGGGCTGGGTGGCGACCATATCGACCAGCAACTGTTCCGGGCACTGCTGTTTCCTCTGCTCGGCAAAGGAGAACGATTCCGGCGTAAGGGCGAGGACCGTGAGATCGAGACCCTGTTTCCTTTCGAGGAATACGAAGACCTGCTTCTAAACTGGGCCGTGAGCTACCGACTCAACCAGAATCAATACACCACACCGGTGATGCAACGCATCGAACAGGGCGACGAGGCTGCCATCAAGTTCAGACGCCTGTATGAACTGATCAAGCGCAACTACAGCTACCTGGTTTTTCAGTCGATCAAGGAACTCAAAGCGGCCTTATCAGCGCAGGAACAGGCCCGTCTCGATATCCCCGAAATCGACGTGGATCTGATGGTATCCCGCGCCGAGTTCGAAGTGATGATCGCCGACCTTCTTGGTACTTTTGAAACAGCGGTATTCGATACCTTGCGCCTGGCAGCTATCGATGCCGGGCAGGTGGAACTGGTCATACGTACCGGCGGGTCGTCGCTGATACCGGCCGTCAAGGCGATCCTGGACCGGGTGTTTCCCGGCAAGGTTATTGAACACGACCCCTTTACCAGCGTTGCCGCAGGGCTGGCCATCGCCGAGTACCGCGGGCTGGGCGAGACTCTTTCAGGTGGACCGGGCTCCCCGGCGTAA